One window of the Pseudomonas sp. S04 genome contains the following:
- a CDS encoding endonuclease/exonuclease/phosphatase family protein: protein MAAFDISGEQAEQPDAASASRTAVRRFTVLTVNTHKGFAALNRRFILPELREAVRSVGADVVFLQEVHGAHEHHPRRYSNWPSMPQYEFLADSLWPQFAYGRNAVYPAGDHGNALLSKFQIIRHDNLDVSISGHESRGVLHCVLRLPGDGQQVHAMCVHLGLHQAHRDEQLQLLIKRLQELPADARVIVAGDFNDWRQRADDLLNPLGLREVFREHHGQPARSFPARLPLLRLDRIYVRNLKAHRPQVLAARPWSHLSDHVPLSVEIEL, encoded by the coding sequence ATGGCGGCGTTTGACATCAGCGGCGAGCAGGCCGAGCAACCCGATGCAGCGAGTGCAAGCCGCACCGCGGTACGCCGTTTTACCGTGCTCACGGTCAATACCCACAAGGGCTTCGCCGCCCTCAATCGGCGCTTCATCCTGCCCGAACTGCGTGAAGCGGTGCGCAGTGTCGGCGCCGACGTGGTGTTCCTGCAGGAAGTGCACGGCGCCCATGAGCACCATCCCCGGCGCTACAGCAACTGGCCCAGCATGCCCCAGTACGAATTCCTCGCCGACAGCCTCTGGCCGCAGTTCGCCTATGGGCGCAACGCGGTGTATCCGGCAGGCGACCACGGCAACGCCCTGCTGTCGAAATTCCAGATCATCCGTCACGACAACCTCGACGTCTCCATCAGCGGCCATGAAAGCCGTGGCGTGCTGCATTGCGTGTTACGCCTGCCCGGTGACGGCCAGCAGGTGCATGCCATGTGCGTGCACCTGGGCTTGCATCAGGCCCATCGCGATGAACAACTGCAACTGCTGATCAAGCGCCTGCAAGAGTTGCCAGCCGACGCCAGGGTGATAGTCGCCGGCGACTTCAATGACTGGCGCCAGCGCGCCGACGATCTGCTCAATCCGTTGGGCCTGCGCGAGGTGTTTCGCGAGCACCATGGTCAGCCGGCGCGCAGTTTCCCGGCCCGCCTGCCCCTCCTGCGCCTGGACCGCATCTACGTGCGCAACCTCAAGGCCCATCGCCCGCAGGTGCTGGCGGCGCGGCCCTGGTCGCACCTTTCCGATCACGTTCCGCTGTCGGTGGAGATTGAGCTATGA
- a CDS encoding DUF3182 family protein: MTPTNRNKLVVAHSVRPQAPQHEVETNRALAQWLAQILGWPYGGSYDADTHAGRDLYLLPTQTLVGGAAARQLGVKGPDDLWGGYVDHSFICTKAITHGLLNRQAKAPEGWAPLFAERVRQVVLEGISVFSLEDALPAAEQLLERGPLRLKPIHACAGRGQEVISSLAAFRQVLGRADAADLFASGVVLEQDLKKVVTHSVGQSFIADTVLSYCGEQYLTEDGLGEKVYGGSDLLVVQGYYADLLKLPLADDVRLAIEQAQVFDVAADEAYPGFYASRRNYDIAQGLDARGQRCSGVLEQSWRMGGASSAEVAAVQSFLNQPGLPAIRVSSVETYQDQPLPAGAIEVYRGPAENSDFLLKYVTVKPYDG, translated from the coding sequence ATGACCCCGACTAATCGCAACAAACTGGTGGTGGCCCATTCCGTGCGGCCCCAGGCGCCGCAGCACGAGGTCGAGACCAACCGGGCGCTGGCGCAGTGGCTGGCGCAGATTCTCGGCTGGCCATATGGCGGCAGTTACGACGCGGACACCCATGCCGGGCGCGACCTGTACCTGCTGCCCACCCAGACCCTGGTCGGAGGTGCGGCGGCCCGTCAGTTGGGAGTCAAAGGGCCGGACGATCTGTGGGGCGGCTACGTCGACCACTCGTTCATCTGCACCAAAGCTATCACCCATGGTCTATTGAACAGGCAGGCCAAGGCGCCCGAAGGCTGGGCCCCTTTGTTTGCGGAGCGAGTGCGCCAGGTGGTGCTGGAGGGCATCAGTGTGTTTTCCCTCGAGGACGCCCTGCCAGCGGCCGAGCAACTGCTCGAGCGTGGTCCGCTGCGCCTGAAACCGATACACGCATGTGCCGGACGCGGCCAGGAAGTGATCAGCAGCCTCGCAGCGTTCCGGCAGGTCCTCGGCCGTGCCGACGCTGCCGACTTGTTCGCCAGTGGCGTGGTGCTGGAGCAGGACCTCAAGAAGGTCGTCACCCACAGCGTCGGCCAGAGTTTCATTGCTGACACCGTACTCAGTTACTGCGGCGAGCAATACCTGACCGAAGACGGTCTAGGCGAAAAAGTCTATGGCGGTTCGGACTTGTTGGTGGTCCAGGGCTATTACGCCGACCTGCTCAAGTTGCCATTGGCCGACGACGTGCGCCTGGCCATTGAACAGGCTCAGGTGTTCGACGTCGCGGCGGACGAGGCTTACCCGGGCTTTTATGCCTCGCGGCGCAATTACGACATCGCCCAGGGCCTCGATGCCCGGGGGCAGCGCTGCAGCGGCGTGCTTGAGCAGTCGTGGCGCATGGGCGGGGCCAGCAGTGCGGAGGTGGCGGCGGTGCAGAGTTTCCTCAACCAGCCGGGTTTGCCGGCGATTCGCGTGTCGTCGGTGGAGACTTACCAGGACCAGCCCTTGCCGGCCGGGGCCATCGAGGTGTACCGCGGCCCGGCAGAAAACAGTGATTTTCTCCTCAAGTATGTGACGGTCAAACCCTATGACGGCTAG
- the clsB gene encoding cardiolipin synthase ClsB → MSSAPLEKNLLEPQASAAESVTARRALVDLDYGWHGNNCVVLLENGEAYFPKVFEALRQAKSEILLETFILFEDKVGSELQQILIEAAQRGVRVTVSLDGFGCGELASEFLLAMCDAGVHLQMFDPAPRRLGIRTNWFRRLHRKIVVVDGSIAFVGGINFSADHLADFGPQAKQDYAVQVEGPAVVDIHHFALLQSGRHARARSGWLRRKHRRSELAFSDHDGQVRLVYRDNRDHPRDIEDVYLQVLRSAQRRVIIANAYFFPGYRLLREIRNAARRGVEVRLILQGQPDMLVAKLAARLTYDYLQQTGVKIYEYCDRPLHGKVALVDEDWSTVGSSNLDPLSLSLNLEANVLIRDRAFNRELCERLDELSDHHCKVMPANQRPRGLLWRMTIGFLVFHCLRHFPAWAGWLPAHKPRLQPFTPATQVQDDAHESR, encoded by the coding sequence ATGAGCAGCGCCCCGCTGGAAAAAAACCTGCTCGAACCCCAGGCCTCCGCCGCCGAATCGGTCACAGCCAGACGCGCCCTCGTCGACCTCGACTATGGCTGGCACGGCAACAACTGCGTGGTCTTGCTGGAAAATGGCGAGGCCTACTTTCCCAAGGTGTTCGAGGCTCTGCGCCAGGCCAAGAGCGAAATTCTGCTGGAGACCTTCATTCTGTTCGAGGACAAGGTCGGCAGCGAGCTGCAGCAGATCCTGATCGAGGCGGCGCAGCGCGGGGTGCGTGTCACCGTCAGCCTCGATGGTTTTGGTTGCGGCGAACTGGCCAGCGAATTCCTCCTGGCGATGTGTGATGCCGGCGTGCACTTGCAGATGTTCGACCCGGCCCCACGGCGCCTGGGCATCCGTACCAACTGGTTCCGCCGCCTGCATCGCAAGATCGTGGTGGTGGACGGCAGCATCGCCTTTGTCGGCGGCATCAACTTCAGCGCCGATCACCTGGCCGACTTCGGCCCCCAGGCCAAGCAGGATTATGCGGTGCAGGTAGAGGGGCCGGCGGTGGTCGACATCCATCACTTCGCCCTGCTGCAAAGCGGCCGCCATGCCCGGGCGCGCTCTGGCTGGCTGCGGCGCAAGCACCGGCGCAGCGAGCTGGCGTTCAGCGATCACGATGGCCAGGTGCGCCTGGTCTACCGCGACAACCGCGACCACCCCCGGGACATCGAAGACGTGTACTTGCAGGTGCTGCGCAGCGCCCAACGCCGGGTGATCATCGCCAACGCCTACTTTTTCCCCGGCTACCGCCTGCTGCGCGAAATTCGCAACGCCGCCCGCCGAGGGGTCGAGGTGCGGCTGATCCTGCAGGGGCAACCGGACATGCTGGTGGCCAAGCTGGCGGCCCGCCTGACCTATGACTACCTGCAGCAAACGGGGGTGAAGATCTATGAGTACTGCGACCGCCCACTGCACGGCAAAGTCGCCTTGGTGGATGAGGACTGGAGCACGGTCGGATCGAGCAACCTCGACCCCTTGAGCCTGTCGTTGAACCTGGAAGCCAACGTGCTGATTCGCGACCGGGCATTCAACCGCGAGCTGTGCGAGCGCCTCGACGAACTGAGCGACCATCACTGTAAGGTCATGCCGGCCAACCAGCGCCCCCGGGGATTGCTGTGGCGCATGACCATTGGCTTCCTGGTGTTCCACTGCCTGCGGCACTTCCCCGCCTGGGCCGGTTGGCTGCCGGCGCACAAACCGCGCCTGCAGCCTTTCACGCCAGCAACTCAGGTGCAGGATGACGCCCATGAATCGCGCTGA
- a CDS encoding lysylphosphatidylglycerol synthase domain-containing protein, with protein sequence MNRAESQDAPAVAEHPPSRWRRLKKPLTALFFLLLIVLFTLLAHRIDWSEVFDTLQDFKVRTLIIASTITVLSFLTYACFDLIGRTYIGQNLTWRQILPVGVISYAFNLNLSAWVGGIAMRYRLYSRLGVSKGNIAKILGLSLATNWFGYMLVAGAIFSSGLVHMPPGWKLSSAALQGVGLLLLLVSAGYLAACRFSSRREWSIRGVEINLPSLRMAMLQLALGALNWSLMAAVIFTLLPSKLDYPLVLGVLLISAIAGVITHIPAGLGVLEAVFVALLQHQASRGSLVAGLLAYRAIYFLLPLLITVAMYLVVEAKAKALRIEKKPS encoded by the coding sequence ATGAATCGCGCTGAAAGCCAAGACGCCCCCGCCGTTGCCGAGCATCCGCCGTCCCGTTGGCGGCGCCTGAAAAAGCCGCTGACGGCGCTGTTTTTCCTGCTGCTGATTGTGTTGTTCACCCTGCTCGCCCACCGCATCGATTGGAGCGAAGTGTTCGACACCCTGCAGGACTTCAAAGTGCGGACCCTGATCATCGCCTCGACGATTACCGTGCTGAGTTTTCTCACCTATGCCTGCTTCGACCTGATCGGCCGCACCTACATCGGGCAAAACCTGACATGGCGACAAATCCTGCCGGTGGGGGTGATCAGCTACGCGTTCAACCTCAACCTGAGTGCCTGGGTCGGCGGTATCGCCATGCGTTATCGCCTGTATTCGCGACTGGGGGTCAGCAAGGGCAACATCGCCAAGATCCTCGGCCTGAGCCTGGCCACCAATTGGTTTGGCTACATGCTGGTGGCCGGGGCGATCTTCAGCAGTGGCCTGGTGCACATGCCACCGGGCTGGAAGCTCAGCAGCGCGGCCTTGCAGGGCGTGGGCCTGCTGTTGCTGCTGGTGAGTGCCGGCTACCTGGCGGCGTGCCGCTTTTCCAGCCGTCGTGAATGGTCGATTCGTGGGGTTGAGATCAACCTGCCGTCACTGCGCATGGCGATGCTGCAACTGGCTCTGGGAGCATTGAACTGGTCGCTGATGGCGGCGGTGATTTTTACTTTGCTGCCGAGCAAACTCGACTATCCGCTGGTGCTTGGGGTGCTGTTGATCAGTGCCATCGCCGGGGTAATCACCCATATTCCGGCCGGGCTTGGGGTACTGGAGGCGGTGTTTGTCGCCCTGCTGCAACACCAGGCCTCTCGCGGCAGCCTGGTCGCCGGATTGCTGGCCTATCGGGCGATCTACTTCCTGTTGCCGCTGTTGATCACCGTGGCCATGTACCTGGTGGTGGAAGCCAAGGCCAAGGCGCTGCGGATCGAGAAAAAACCCTCCTGA
- a CDS encoding cysteine hydrolase family protein, protein MAKQALIVVDIQNDYFPQGKWPLVGADAAADNAVKLLQAFREAGHPVVHIRHEFTSSDAPFFTPGSDGAKLHPKVLNRSDEPVVLKHFVNSFRETELQSILDQQGIESLVVVGSMSHMCIDGITRAAADLGYNVTVIHDACASRDLEFNGQVVPAAQVHAAFMSALGFAYASVVSTAEFLAAQP, encoded by the coding sequence ATGGCCAAGCAAGCACTCATCGTAGTCGATATCCAGAATGACTACTTCCCCCAGGGTAAATGGCCGTTGGTCGGCGCCGATGCCGCTGCCGACAACGCGGTAAAACTGCTCCAGGCGTTCCGCGAAGCCGGCCACCCGGTGGTGCACATCCGCCACGAGTTCACTTCCAGTGACGCCCCGTTCTTCACCCCCGGCTCCGATGGCGCCAAGTTGCACCCCAAGGTGCTGAATCGCAGCGACGAGCCGGTGGTACTCAAGCACTTCGTCAACTCGTTCCGCGAAACCGAACTACAGTCAATCCTCGACCAGCAAGGCATCGAGAGCCTGGTGGTGGTCGGCAGCATGAGCCACATGTGCATCGACGGCATCACGCGCGCTGCGGCGGACCTTGGCTACAACGTCACGGTGATCCACGACGCCTGCGCGTCCCGCGACCTGGAATTCAACGGCCAGGTGGTACCCGCCGCCCAGGTGCACGCCGCCTTCATGTCGGCCCTGGGTTTTGCTTACGCCAGCGTGGTGTCCACCGCAGAGTTCCTGGCGGCACAGCCCTAA
- a CDS encoding mechanosensitive ion channel family protein: protein MSPIKTAIWLALLLCCASPALQANALPAIAAVTGKEPAAASKPEPLVQGGLLGAISSSIDDVQEKLDLNEHLVQAWRLRADRAVDEVDQLVNQPSPRSSWSVVGDFLLLSVVWGGVFALLWLLGGLLARRLARHRLLLTRERGQALLGYLLPYTLPALISLPLTLYLSHFLPASAGRALALSLAYATSAGIFVASLLLSLVVLFNVGHKRQAVRILLQNSPRPLFAMGFLVALSDALTSSQIANRLGDNLTSSIAVFTGMSASIIFGLLVIRLRRPVGQLIRILPLAQRQKQPALRETLRIFSGVWYWPILLMVLVSLINLIGIGDDNQKVLRCALFTTLLLIATVFISTMLQHLFKSRSALAVQRSGAYKERFLSLSHALLRIVMAIAFIDILGRIWGVSLFEFAVSNAIGRAISDSLSRIGLIFLVTWLVWVVLDTAIQEALKPPVNKRNARQPSTRIKTILPLLRNAMKIILVVICAITTMANLGINVAPFLAGAGVVGLAIGFGSQQLVQDVITGLFIIIEDTLSIGDWVVLDSGHAGTVEGLTIRTLRLRDGKGFVHSVPFGQIKAVTNQSRQFAFAFFSVQFTYDTDVDQAIALIRDAGRSISEDPFLKYNLQGPLEVFGVDKMDLNGVILTAQFRTVSGGQYAVNRAFNLRLKKLVDNSPWVHFAQTYPQQVLLHERHLDRPEDKHEEAVAAKDNSALLMPNPSHSS, encoded by the coding sequence TTGTCTCCAATCAAAACCGCGATCTGGCTCGCGCTACTGTTGTGTTGCGCCAGTCCTGCCTTGCAGGCGAATGCGCTACCGGCCATTGCGGCGGTTACCGGTAAAGAGCCGGCCGCAGCGTCCAAACCCGAACCGCTGGTGCAGGGCGGCCTGCTGGGCGCCATCAGTTCGAGCATCGACGATGTCCAGGAAAAGCTCGATCTTAACGAGCACCTGGTACAAGCCTGGCGCCTGCGCGCGGACCGCGCGGTGGATGAGGTGGACCAACTGGTCAATCAGCCTTCGCCGCGTTCGAGTTGGAGCGTGGTCGGCGATTTCCTCCTGCTGAGCGTGGTATGGGGCGGGGTGTTTGCGCTGCTCTGGTTACTCGGTGGCCTGCTGGCCCGACGCCTGGCACGGCATCGCCTGTTGCTCACCCGGGAGCGTGGCCAGGCGTTGCTCGGTTACCTGCTGCCCTACACGCTGCCCGCCTTGATCAGCTTGCCCCTGACCCTCTACCTCAGTCATTTCCTGCCCGCATCGGCAGGCCGCGCACTCGCCTTGAGCCTGGCCTACGCCACCAGCGCCGGGATCTTTGTCGCCTCGCTGTTGCTGTCGCTGGTGGTGCTGTTCAACGTCGGGCATAAGCGCCAGGCAGTGCGCATCCTGCTGCAGAACAGCCCGCGGCCGTTGTTCGCCATGGGTTTTCTGGTGGCCCTGAGCGACGCCTTGACCAGCTCGCAGATCGCCAATCGCCTGGGGGACAACCTGACCAGCAGTATCGCGGTGTTCACCGGTATGTCGGCGTCGATCATCTTCGGCCTGCTGGTGATTCGCCTGCGCAGGCCGGTGGGTCAGTTGATCCGCATCCTGCCGCTGGCCCAGCGCCAGAAACAACCGGCATTGCGCGAGACCCTGCGGATCTTTTCCGGGGTCTGGTACTGGCCGATCCTGTTGATGGTGCTGGTGTCGCTGATCAACCTGATCGGCATCGGCGATGACAATCAAAAGGTCCTGCGCTGTGCCTTGTTCACCACGTTGCTGCTGATTGCCACGGTGTTTATCAGCACCATGCTGCAACACCTGTTCAAGTCCCGCAGCGCGCTCGCGGTGCAGCGCAGCGGTGCCTACAAGGAGCGTTTCCTGAGCCTGTCCCACGCCTTGCTGCGGATTGTCATGGCCATCGCCTTCATCGACATCCTGGGGCGGATCTGGGGCGTATCGTTGTTCGAGTTCGCGGTCAGCAACGCGATTGGCCGGGCGATCAGCGATTCGTTGAGCCGCATCGGCCTGATCTTCCTGGTGACCTGGCTGGTGTGGGTGGTACTCGACACGGCCATTCAGGAAGCCTTGAAGCCGCCGGTCAACAAGCGCAATGCGCGCCAGCCCAGTACCCGGATCAAAACCATCCTGCCGCTGCTGCGCAACGCGATGAAAATCATCCTGGTGGTGATCTGCGCAATCACCACCATGGCCAACCTTGGGATCAACGTCGCACCGTTCCTGGCCGGTGCCGGGGTGGTGGGGCTGGCGATCGGTTTTGGTTCGCAGCAACTGGTACAGGATGTGATCACCGGGCTGTTCATCATCATCGAAGACACCCTGTCGATCGGCGACTGGGTGGTGCTCGACTCGGGGCATGCCGGCACGGTGGAGGGCCTGACCATCCGGACCCTGCGCCTGCGCGACGGCAAGGGCTTCGTGCATTCGGTGCCATTCGGCCAGATCAAGGCGGTCACCAACCAGTCGCGGCAATTCGCCTTTGCGTTTTTCTCGGTGCAGTTCACCTACGACACCGATGTCGACCAGGCCATCGCGCTGATCCGCGACGCGGGCCGTTCGATCAGCGAAGACCCGTTCCTCAAGTACAACCTGCAAGGCCCGCTGGAAGTGTTCGGGGTCGACAAGATGGACCTCAACGGGGTGATCCTGACGGCGCAGTTTCGCACGGTCTCCGGCGGCCAATATGCGGTGAACCGGGCGTTCAACCTGCGCTTGAAAAAGCTTGTGGATAACAGCCCATGGGTGCATTTCGCGCAGACTTATCCACAGCAGGTGCTGCTGCACGAGCGACACCTGGACCGACCCGAAGACAAGCATGAGGAGGCGGTCGCCGCCAAGGACAACTCAGCGCTGCTGATGCCCAATCCGAGCCACAGTTCTTAA
- a CDS encoding alpha/beta hydrolase family protein: MTARSETIEIEIDDEHMSATFLSPKSKVPGVLFVHGWGGSQERDLERAKGIAGLGCVCLTFDLRGHTGGTGIPLSRVTREDNLKDLLAAYDRLLAHPAIDTSAVAVVGTSYGGYLAAILTTLRPVRWLALRVPALYRDELWHTPKRDLDKQDLLDYRSTLVHADSNRALYACAQFTGDVLLVESQTDDYVPHATIMSYRAACQQTHSLTHRIIDGADHALSEPVAQQAYTSILVGWITEMVVGERLSIIQSS; this comes from the coding sequence ATGACGGCTAGAAGCGAAACCATTGAAATCGAGATCGACGACGAACACATGAGCGCGACCTTCCTGAGTCCCAAATCCAAGGTCCCCGGTGTGTTGTTCGTACACGGCTGGGGCGGCAGCCAGGAGCGCGACCTGGAGCGGGCCAAGGGCATTGCCGGCCTGGGCTGCGTGTGCCTGACCTTCGACTTGCGTGGACACACCGGCGGTACGGGCATCCCACTGAGCCGAGTGACCCGCGAAGATAACCTCAAGGACCTCCTGGCCGCCTATGACCGCCTGCTGGCCCACCCGGCCATCGATACTTCAGCGGTGGCGGTAGTGGGCACCAGTTACGGTGGCTACCTGGCGGCGATCCTCACCACCTTGCGCCCCGTGCGCTGGCTGGCATTACGGGTGCCCGCGCTGTACCGCGACGAGCTATGGCACACCCCCAAGCGCGATCTCGACAAGCAAGACCTGCTCGATTACCGCAGCACCCTGGTGCATGCCGACAGCAATCGGGCCCTGTATGCCTGCGCGCAATTCACCGGCGATGTGTTGCTGGTGGAGTCGCAAACCGATGATTACGTACCCCATGCCACCATCATGAGTTACCGCGCGGCGTGCCAGCAGACCCACTCCCTGACCCACCGCATCATCGATGGCGCCGATCACGCCCTCAGCGAGCCCGTGGCGCAACAGGCCTACACCTCGATCCTGGTGGGCTGGATTACCGAGATGGTGGTGGGTGAGCGGTTGAGCATCATCCAGTCCAGCTGA
- a CDS encoding single-stranded DNA-binding protein has translation MARGVNKVILVGTCGQDPEVRYLPNGNAVTNLSLATSEQWTDKQTGQKVEKTEWHRVSMFGKVAEIAGEYLRKGSQVYIEGKLQTREWEKDGIKRYTTEIVVDMQGTMQLLGGRPQGDQQGQGGGNNYQQAAPRQQAPRPAPSQQPQRESRPAPQQQAAPQPAADFDSFDDDIPF, from the coding sequence ATGGCCCGTGGGGTTAACAAAGTCATATTGGTCGGCACTTGCGGCCAGGATCCCGAAGTTCGCTACTTGCCTAACGGTAACGCCGTGACCAACCTGAGTCTGGCGACCAGCGAACAATGGACCGACAAGCAAACTGGCCAGAAAGTCGAAAAGACCGAATGGCACCGTGTATCGATGTTCGGCAAGGTTGCAGAGATCGCCGGCGAATACCTGCGTAAAGGTTCGCAGGTCTACATCGAAGGCAAGCTGCAGACCCGCGAGTGGGAAAAAGACGGCATCAAGCGTTACACCACCGAAATCGTGGTCGACATGCAAGGCACCATGCAACTGCTGGGCGGCCGTCCACAGGGCGACCAGCAAGGCCAGGGCGGCGGTAACAACTACCAGCAAGCCGCTCCACGCCAGCAGGCACCGCGTCCGGCTCCGTCGCAACAGCCACAGCGTGAGTCGCGTCCAGCGCCACAGCAACAGGCCGCACCGCAGCCGGCTGCAGACTTCGATAGCTTTGATGACGATATTCCGTTTTAA
- a CDS encoding GlxA family transcriptional regulator → MGVERAVAELGVLIYPGAQMAAVHGLTDLFGVANRIAAEHQSAQLPWLRVSHWQAEPGHAPQRVYDSHPGPDAGLVALLIPPSIGGFCEGQASAPLIGWLRQQHASGATLGGVCVGSILLAESGLLDGRSATTHWTSAKQFAERYPQVKLNADTPIVDDGDLITTAGLMAWSELGLRLVDRLLGPSIATGTARFLVVEHSDSASQCGSNFAPILSHGDAAILKVQHWLQANGAVEVSLSVMAQQAGLEERTFLRRFRTSTGLKPTEYCQHLRVGKAREMLEFTNGTIDHIAWTVGYTDPSAFRATFRKITGLAPSDYRSKFGVSPTAVLAR, encoded by the coding sequence ATGGGTGTAGAACGCGCAGTCGCCGAGTTGGGCGTGCTGATCTATCCCGGTGCGCAGATGGCAGCAGTACACGGCTTGACCGATCTGTTTGGCGTCGCCAATCGCATTGCCGCCGAGCACCAGAGCGCGCAGTTGCCGTGGTTGCGGGTCAGCCACTGGCAGGCAGAGCCCGGACACGCTCCGCAGCGTGTCTACGACAGTCATCCTGGTCCCGATGCGGGCTTGGTGGCGCTGCTGATTCCGCCGTCGATCGGCGGTTTTTGCGAAGGGCAGGCGTCAGCGCCGCTGATCGGTTGGTTGCGCCAGCAACACGCGAGCGGGGCAACCTTGGGTGGGGTCTGCGTGGGGTCGATTCTGCTGGCCGAAAGCGGTCTGCTCGATGGCCGTAGCGCTACCACTCACTGGACCTCGGCCAAGCAGTTCGCCGAGCGTTATCCCCAGGTCAAGCTCAACGCCGACACCCCCATCGTCGATGACGGCGATTTGATCACCACCGCCGGCCTGATGGCCTGGTCCGAACTGGGCCTGCGCCTGGTGGATCGATTGCTCGGGCCGAGCATTGCCACCGGCACGGCGCGGTTCCTGGTGGTCGAACACAGTGACAGCGCGAGCCAGTGCGGCAGCAACTTCGCGCCGATCCTCAGCCATGGCGACGCGGCGATCCTCAAGGTCCAGCATTGGCTGCAAGCCAACGGCGCGGTGGAAGTCTCGTTGAGCGTGATGGCCCAGCAGGCGGGCCTGGAGGAGCGGACTTTCCTGCGCCGCTTCCGCACGTCTACCGGCTTGAAACCTACCGAATACTGTCAGCACCTGCGGGTGGGCAAGGCTCGGGAGATGCTCGAGTTCACCAACGGCACCATCGACCATATCGCCTGGACCGTCGGCTACACGGACCCCAGCGCGTTTCGCGCGACCTTCAGGAAAATCACCGGGCTGGCGCCCAGCGATTACCGCAGCAAATTCGGGGTGTCGCCAACGGCGGTACTGGCGCGGTAA
- a CDS encoding alpha/beta fold hydrolase: MATLTTREGNTLYYKDWGSGQPVVFSHGWPLSSDSWESQMLHFADNGFRAIAHDRRGHGRSSQPWDGNDMDHYADDLAELIEQLDLKNVILFGFSTGGGEVARYIGRHGTQRLAKAGLISAVPPLMLKTETNPKGLPIEVFDGIRAGSIADRSQLYKDVAGGPFFGFNRPGATPSQGLIDAFWMQGMMGGHKNTLDSIKAFSETDFRQDLKKFDIPTLIIHGDDDQIVPIQAAGLESKRLIEHAELIVYPGAPHGLTDTHKAQVNADMLRFAQR, from the coding sequence ATGGCTACTCTCACGACTCGCGAAGGCAACACCCTGTACTACAAAGACTGGGGCAGTGGGCAACCGGTAGTTTTCAGCCATGGCTGGCCGCTCTCCAGTGACAGCTGGGAATCACAGATGCTGCACTTTGCCGACAATGGCTTTCGCGCCATCGCCCACGATCGACGTGGGCACGGACGCTCCAGCCAGCCGTGGGACGGCAATGACATGGATCACTACGCCGACGACCTCGCCGAACTGATCGAACAGCTGGACCTGAAGAACGTGATTCTCTTCGGCTTCTCCACCGGCGGCGGTGAAGTCGCCCGCTATATCGGCCGGCACGGCACTCAACGACTGGCCAAGGCCGGGCTGATTTCAGCGGTGCCGCCGCTGATGCTGAAAACCGAGACCAACCCCAAGGGCCTGCCAATCGAAGTCTTCGACGGCATCCGTGCCGGCTCCATCGCCGACCGCTCGCAACTCTACAAGGACGTTGCCGGCGGCCCATTCTTCGGCTTCAACCGCCCCGGCGCCACACCGTCCCAGGGGCTGATCGACGCATTCTGGATGCAAGGCATGATGGGCGGCCATAAAAACACCCTCGACAGCATCAAGGCCTTCTCGGAAACCGACTTTCGCCAGGACCTGAAGAAATTCGACATCCCTACCCTGATCATCCATGGCGACGACGACCAGATCGTGCCGATCCAGGCCGCGGGGCTTGAGAGCAAACGCTTGATCGAACACGCCGAACTGATCGTCTACCCAGGGGCTCCCCATGGGCTGACGGATACGCATAAAGCGCAGGTGAATGCGGATATGTTGCGATTTGCCCAGCGTTAA